ttGGAAACGcaaacttgaaaaaaaagaaaaagaaaacgatATTTTAGGAATCGATCTTTTAGACCTCGATATTTTGTGAATCGATACATCAGGTTTCGATTCCAAACGATTTAAAAATCGATCTTTTTCGGAAAGAATCGCCATCCCTACAATGGGATACATTTGGAAATATGAcatcacttttattataatacacaTTTTGATGGAACATCTTCACAGACAAATAATATGatcgataaaataataataaacctaTTATATCTGATTCAACCACATTTTAGTTACCTAAAAACTAAACACATATTCAAACATCGCATTTGTTACATGTAAACCCACCTTTATCTCTATCGCAAGAAATTAATTTGAATCGGTATCAAATGACATCCTGCACATAGGTATTGTAACTGCGCAGCTTTGCGCGCAAGCACATGACACGTTCTCACACTATTTTGCTATGTCGGCGTTTCGGCTACCTACAATGTTATGAGAATATTAAATTTAAGACTTATGTGTCCATCATAAGATGAACTCTTATTATTTCAGCTGTTGGCTTTGTACGGGTCAGCTTACATTGGAAATGTTCTTAGAGCTTGAATCTATGTATCATTCTGTGCAATGAATATCTTATAGGGTTAGTGGTTTAAGGGTATAGCGGATTCGATTCCCAGTCGGTAAAACTGGgatactttattttaataactctgATTATGATGATACAACTAAAGCAAATGATTTTTATGTagatttacctataatatatttatttacgtgaTCTGAAGAAATATCAACCTACATTTTAATGGTGTAGATGATTAATTATCCTCAAGAATTAATCTTGcacacttacttacttatttttatacatataatgtTATGAAATATCATGGTTAGGTAATTAGTTTATCTCCAACATACAatacgtgtattttttaaataatgttgaaTAGTGAAGCTACTTTGATACTGAGTTTAACTACCACTCCTAATGCGCTACTAGTTTAGTAAATGTGTTAGGGTTGTTCCGCTGGTGAAAGTGAAAGTATCTATATTTACAGATGTATGTGatagtaatatttgtattttcattGAGATTTCAAAGTTAGTTCTGATATTACACCCAGGCTTTATTCGTTTTTGTAATTGTATGATTAGACATAAATATTTAGATGTTTAATGTCAATAACTGCACTACTCCatcgtaaattaatttaaaataagtatacaTAATACAGCACATGCCTCTTTGCTCGTAATGGAATCAACATAATATAAACACAATCTTGCAAAACATTATGGGATTATGGGTGACAGCCCTAATAATAACGAACGTGATTCGTGCTGTTTTAGATGCTACAAAAATCAGTCTACAGTAAAAATGAAATTTGATCATTATGTTATTTTCCCATGAACATAGAAATGCAAGCAGTGCATTTACACACATTTCCAACATGTGTGTTTTACGTGCTTCTTTTGCTTGTGTGTCATCATgaaattaagtataaataagTTTCATGAAGTCTTTCCATCAATCGAGTCTCCTCTGTTGACGAACACTCAAGTAGTGCCTAACTGCTCATCGTGCTCCTCGTGCTCATCGTGCTTCTCGTGCTCCTCGTGCTGCTTACTCACTTCGCAAAATGTTCGTAAGTTTCCTTTGTGATTATTAAGTGATTAGATAGTTATTTGTTGTATTGCACTAAGTTTTTTGTTATGTAGTTGACATGGATTTGaaatgggttcgattcccgccggCACAAAAACTCGATTCTAGTTCAGCTTATAGTCATGATTTCTGTCTAACTAAGAATTAGTGTTGTACTCAATAAAGATTAAAaccaaaaagtaacaaaaaaaatgtttttaggtCACAATCAGATAATAAACGGGTGGCATCCTGGGACTCTGAGTCTGAGCCCTCGGACTTCGGAGAACAGCCTCCACCACAGTAAGTAAATACCTATACTATCTTTATTACTACACAGTACATACTATAATTTCAAATGCTCAGGAAGTGTTTGTAGGAAAGTAACAGTTAGGATCTGAGATAATGATTACAAGTACCTAGTATGCCTTTCTATAAGTATAGTAATTTTTGTGGGTTGTGTATTTTTAATGTCACATCTAATTGTGATATAACATTGGAAATTACgattgttaataatttattttgtatttaaattgcaGACCCGCAAAGAAGGCGAAAAAATCAGCCAAGGCGGAAACACCTTCGGCCACCTCTAAATCAAagaaaaagacgtccactaggtatgtattaaattttttttaaatattcatttgtcggccgtttggtgtagtggttcggaacggactactattccggaggtagcgggttcgattcccgcacagtacaaacatttgtgtgcatgaacataattgtttgtattggactgggtgttttctatgtataataagataagtatgtatttacaaaaaagtatttaagtatgtttatatccgttgtctagtacccatggtacaagctttgcttagtttgggactagaagcgcagtgtaaaatgtctaaggatatttattattattagtattatttgaCATACATTTCAAACTGTGGGTCCTATATTGTTTTCCTgaacttattataatttaaactttGATCATTTCAGTGGCACAACCAAGTCTGCGAAATCGCTTTCGAGCGAATTATTCGGCGACGACTCCGACGGACCGTGCCCCGAGCCAGTCCCGAAAGCGTCGCCGCTGTGGTCGTCCCTGGCCCGCAGAGTCGCTGATGGCGTGACGCGCCAGGTCGAGCTGGTCGAAGAGGGGGAGATCTTCTTCGATGTCAAGGTGTTTAACAACTGCGACATCATCGACCTGGATCCTCGTCAGCGGGCTGAAAAGTGGACTGCACAGTTGCGCTTGAGGGTGAAGCCCAACGATCCGCTCTGGgtgcaattaaaaaaaattgcaaggGACGCAAAGCGGCGGTTCCACAAGGACCCAATATTTTATAAGAACAAATAGTGAGTTAAAgtgatttttttaatctttagaAGTAGGTGtctattttagttttaagataattaatttgtaagtttttaattatacttttattcaacttataatatttttgtgtctTAATTACTTGTCTTTATCCAATTTGTCACTCTTTCAACATGGGTAAAACTATTTACTGTTCAATTTGTGAAGAGTCTGTTAAAAGTAAAGCCTTCCCAGGTCACTTGCGTAgcactaaacataaaaataactgtGCAGTACAGTTTGATACAGGCATTGAAAAAATCAGTTCAGCATTTCGGAACCGCATAGCTTCTTATCGTATACGCGCAGAGCGCGAGCGTCAAGCGGATGATGATAGCGCTGTAGCTGCTACTTGCCCAAGGCAGTTCTTGCTTAGCATTGCTTCAAAGTTGAAAAGACTTATTGACTCTGCGTTAGCTAATCATGTTAAcgtgaaaataaactttgaactATTTGTTAAAGTAATTCTACCTAAAGATGATTCCATGGAAATAAAGTCATTTGCAACAGAAAATATTGCCATACAtcaaaactatatttttaatgatttcttgGAGATTGTTTCTGAAATTCTTTGTAAAAAGATAGATGAATTCCAGGAAAAGGGAAGTGGGTGGTCTCTTTTAGAAATTCAGTATCTTGAAACGAACATTAATAGGTATTCGCCTTTAAAAGGGTCATGCTATATTAAATTGCCAAAAACGATTAGTTCGAAACGGGCATGTGTAAACATCAAAAATAATGATGAATATTGTTTCGCATGGACTGTAATGGCTGCGTTGTACCCAGCAAAAAAGAATGGTTTTCGAGTGTCTTCGTATCCTCACTTCAGTACTATATTAAATTTAAGTAATATGTCCTTCCCTGTTTCATTTAAAGACATAAAGATATTTGAAAAGAATAACGAAAATATCAGTGTTAATGTCTATGGTTTGGATAGTAAAAACAATATTACGGGCCCATTATACAAAACCAAACTAAGAAAAAAGTACCACGTTAACATGCTTTTGTTGCAAGATGGTTGTAAATCGCATTATTGTCACATAAAGGATCTTCCTAAATTGATAAGAAAGCAAGTTACTAAACATCATGGGAAGATTTACTTTTGCGATGATTGCTTgctattttttaaatcaaatttacaATATGAGAAGCATGAGTGTGGAGGGGTCACGACTGTTCTTCCAGATAAAGGGTCTGTAGTTCAGTTTAAAAATTTTCAATGTAAACAATTCATACCTTTTGTAATATACGCTGATTTCGAAACGTTGCTCCAACCATGCAACGAAACTCAAGGGCATCACACAACGAATACACAACGACATATTCCAGCTGCGTTTGCATATTACATTGTCTGTAATTATGATAGTAGTCTTAATCGTTTAGTAAGTTATCGTGGCCCTGATTGTGCATCAAAGTTTGTTGATTATTTACAGAGGgacataaaaaaagttttcagcaTCATTAAATCGGCTTCCGAGGATCCTGTGCCTATTATTTTTGACGGTGACGATTTATACAAATTTGACAGCGCGGAGTATTGTTACTTATGTTCAAATTTGTTAATTGGTGATAAAGTGAGAGATCACTGTCACTTCACAGGTACCTATAGAGGCGCCGCTCACTCGTTTTGTAATCTTAAGTTTCAAATCCCAAAATTCGTTCcaattttttttcacaatttgtcAGGCTATGACTGCCATTTGTTCATTCGGGAGCTAAGCCGTATTCCCGGGTCCATCAAAGTAATTCCAAAAAGTAAGGAAAATTACATCTCCTTTACTAAGTTTATTCCTCTTTCAGACGATACTTTTGTTGCAGCAAGATTTGTTGATACATTTAAATTTATGGGCACCAGTTTAGAACAGTTGGCTAATAATCTTAACCATGCTGACTTCACACATTTACATAAAATTTGTCTAAATGAACATCAATTTGCATTATTGCGTAGAAAAGGTATTTATCCTTATGAATATATGTCTAACTGGACTGTTTATGATGAAACGAGCTTGCCGTCAATAGACGATTTTTATAGCAGTCTTACGGGCGAATCCATAAGTACATCTGATTACGAACATGCCCTTAAAGTCTGGAAagcgtttaaaattaaaaacttaggaATGTATACAGATTTATACGTGAAAAGTGATGTTTTATTACTAGCTGATATATTCGAAAAGTTTCGGCTTACTTGTAAAAGTAACTATGATTTAGATCCTGCTTTCTATCTTACTGCACCAAGTCTCAGCTTTGATGCTATACTTTTGAAAACAAATGTCAAGTTAGAACTTCTATCTGACTTAGATATAATTCGTATGATACAAAGTGGTATTCGAGGGGGTATTTGTTTGTGTTCTCAAAGATACGCAAAATCGAATAACAAATATCAGTCTGATTTTGATTCAAGTCAACCTCAAAATTATTTGATGTATTTAGATTGCAATAACCGGACATGCCATGTGTAGTTACTTGCCATACGCAGATTTTAAGTTTTTGAGTAAAGAAGAGTGTAATCAGCTTGACATAGTTAATGTTCCCGACAATAGCGATTACGGGTATATTTTGGAAGTAGATATCGATTATCCTGAAAGCTTGCATGACTTGCATAACAACCTTCCATTTTGTGCACAAAATTATGTTCCACTAGGCTCAAAGC
This window of the Ostrinia nubilalis chromosome 9, ilOstNubi1.1, whole genome shotgun sequence genome carries:
- the LOC135074776 gene encoding uncharacterized protein LOC135074776, with amino-acid sequence MSQSDNKRVASWDSESEPSDFGEQPPPQPAKKAKKSAKAETPSATSKSKKKTSTSGTTKSAKSLSSELFGDDSDGPCPEPVPKASPLWSSLARRVADGVTRQVELVEEGEIFFDVKVFNNCDIIDLDPRQRAEKWTAQLRLRVKPNDPLWVQLKKIARDAKRRFHKDPIFYKNK